The Leptospira bourretii region ACGTAGCGGGAAGATGCTGTTATGCGAAGTCAGAGATCTATAGAATTATTTTTAATTAATTTATTGATCTCTTTTTTTTTATTTCTTCTGAAATAGAATTTGCTTAAAGCTTTTGGAATTGGCGTAGATTTTTTCTTATTTTTTAAGAAAGAGTATCATGAAGTTCCATTTCTTTCTCTAAAATGGTATTTACAATAGTATTTAGATCTATGTTTTTTTTAGTCGCTATTTTTTGATAATATTCTTCAAGTTTTGGATCTAGGTAAACTGGAAAATGTAGGTCTTTCAAGTCTCTAGAAAAGAGTCCTCTTTTACCTTTGGAAAAATCGTATTCATCTCTCATGTTAATTTATCTCTTCTGAATAGTATTGAGCTTCTTCATTTATAGTAGCTTTTCGAGCGGAGATTATTCTTATTATTTCTTCACTCTTATTTGATCTATCAACAAAAATTACGACTGCAATAGTAATATTTTCAATTTTTCCAAGGACAATTTCTCTAGTTTCTCCAACCGAGTGGTCTGGATCTGGCAAATAAATGGCTTTTGGGTCAGCAAATACTAAAGAAGCCTTTGAGAAGGTGAGTTGGTGTTTTGATATATTGACTTTTTCTTTTTCTTGATCCCATTCAAAACGCATATTTACTTTGTGTTTTAAAAATGGAATTTTGAACAGTTTTTAATTGTTTCTCTGATTTCGTATAACGAACTAGACTAACTGACGTTCCCTGACCCTGAGTCCCGTTAACGGGACGTTAGGGACTGGCACGGAGTTTGCGTATGCAAACGAGTGACAGAAAGGGGATGTGTCGTAGACCAAGCGAGGCCGTAAGTGCCGAAGCGCAGTGAGTAGCCGCTGTTATGCGAAGTAGAGGTAGTTAACTGACTTTCTTAAATTCTTCGTTCACTTTTTCTGAAAGTAAAATCTTGATGAGTGATTGATATGGTACATCATTTTTATTTGCTAAAGTTTTAAGTCTTTCGAGAAGGGCTTCAGGCAATCTAAGAGATATCATTTTGGTAGAATGTTTGAGATTCGGGAATGAAATTTTCTCTATATTTTGAAAATTGAAAAAATCAGTAGCATCATTCTTATCCCAGAATTCAATTTCTTCATCAGTGGATTTGAATTTAGGAATTTTCTTTTTGATAGTTTTCATAAATTTTTCTTTCCTTTTTACTCATATCTCTAACAGAAATAATTCTAATTTTATTATTTCGAATTGTGAATACTGCGAAAAGCCTTCTTGAATCATTTGAAATACCTAAGGCAGCAAATCTCATTTCTATTTCTGAATGATTTTCATCGTGTGCGATAAGTAAGGGTTCATTAAAAAATACTTCTTCAATTTCTCCGGCTTTTACCTGGTGCTTAAGCCAATTTTTGTTAATATTTCCTTTATCCCAGTCGAAACCTTCAATCAAGGTGAAATCGGGCAATTTCATGTATATTTCTAGAATATACAAATTTTAACAAATTACAACTATTTTTTTGACACTTTTTTCTTCTTTTAATTATTTAATCAAAAGTGTTACCCATGTCCTGAGGCATACACTACCTCTATTTCGCATAACGAACTAGGATTCTCGAAGTTCCCTGTAGCTGAGCCTACGAAGTAGGCGTTAGCGTCGGCGCGCCTTCTTGCGGAGCAAGAAGCGTGCCGGAAGGGAATTTGCCGTAGGTCGAGTGAGGCCTTATGCCGAAACGTAGCGGGAAGACGCTGTTATACGCTGGTTGCTACTATTAGATTAGAGTTTATCCCAGTTAGGAAGTTTATCTTTCTTTCCAACTTTCCCCATAACTTTCTTGAATCCATCTTCAATTGATTCTTTAGTTTTTCCTTGAATTCGTTTTTTGAGAAGGTTTGCAGTATCAATATCACTTATGCCTCTTGTAAAAGCATATAAAGCAAATTGATTAAGAGAAACACCTTGCGTAGCAGCAGTTTTTTCAATTCTCTCTTTCAAGTCTTCAGGAATGCGAATAGTTAAAACATTTTTCTTATTCATAATTTAATCTCCAAAATTTAGCAAAATCTGTAGGCGTTATAACTTTAAAAGAATCAAATTTGAGTTCATTTTTAAGATTAAAATCCTTAATATTTGAAGTAATCAAGTATCTACTGTTACTAGCAAAAGCAAGTTCGACAAAGAGATTATCGTTTTCGTCACTAAGATTAGGTCTAAGTAGATAGTTAATAGAAAAAGGCGTAGCCACAAAAGCTATGAAGTCCAAAACCAAGTTGATGTCCTTCTTTGACAAAGCTAGGTCAGAAAGTGACTTTTCTCTTAATAAAACATCCGAATATTCGGTAAAAACAGGTGTGGATAAGGCCAACTCAATTCTTCTGTTTTCAACTAAGTTGAGTATAAAATGCGAAGCACCTCTATTGTCTCTGAGAGCCTGATAAATGACATTTGTATCTATGGTAACTCGCACATTTAAATGATATCAAATACGCTATCATAAATACAGCAAAAATTTCCTAGAAATTCGTCATTCTTCCCAAAAACGGCATTTTTTTCCTAATAAATTGAGTTTTAGCAACTTGCGTATGCGAGCGAGTGACAGGAGGACAATTTGGCGTAGCCCGAGCGAGGGCGCAAGTCCCGAAGTGAAGCGGTTAGTCGCTGTTATGCGACGGTCGTGTTATACACTAATGAGATTTTCGTGAAAAACTTCTTCTAATCTTATAATAGTTTTTAGAGTAGGGTTGGATTTATGTGGATCCTCAAACTTTTGATAAGTTTGATAAGCAATGTTAAGTTTTTGAGCAATTTGCTTTTGACTCAAACCTTGTTTTTCTCTACTTTTCTTAAGCCAGATAGCAAAAGAGATATTTTTTTCAGGAGTAATGAATTTAATGTTTTTTCCTTTTAACTTTGAAGGTTCAGGAATGTTTAATTTTCTAGAATCGATTGATTCTAAGTAGCCATTTAAAGCTTCTTGAGCATTTAAAATAGCTTCGTTTTCATTGTCGCCAAAAGTTATGCATCCTGGTAAATCAGGAAATTCAACATTAAAAACTTTATCTTTTGAACTGTATTTAATAATTGCTGGATAAGAAATTTTCATTTGAGTCCTGCCTGTTTAAGTATTGCATTCATAGTTCCAGTTGGAATGTCTCGATTACTATGAACTGGAACTGAGAGAGTTTTATCTTTTTTCTTAAGAATATGATGTGATCCACTAATTCTATCTAATTCCCACCCATCTTTTTTTAGAATTCTTATTAATTCTTTTCCCGTCACAAG contains the following coding sequences:
- a CDS encoding toxin-antitoxin system, antitoxin component yields the protein MRDEYDFSKGKRGLFSRDLKDLHFPVYLDPKLEEYYQKIATKKNIDLNTIVNTILEKEMELHDTLS
- a CDS encoding BrnT family toxin, with the translated sequence MRFEWDQEKEKVNISKHQLTFSKASLVFADPKAIYLPDPDHSVGETREIVLGKIENITIAVVIFVDRSNKSEEIIRIISARKATINEEAQYYSEEIN
- a CDS encoding BrnA antitoxin family protein, with protein sequence MKTIKKKIPKFKSTDEEIEFWDKNDATDFFNFQNIEKISFPNLKHSTKMISLRLPEALLERLKTLANKNDVPYQSLIKILLSEKVNEEFKKVS
- a CDS encoding BrnT family toxin, whose product is MKLPDFTLIEGFDWDKGNINKNWLKHQVKAGEIEEVFFNEPLLIAHDENHSEIEMRFAALGISNDSRRLFAVFTIRNNKIRIISVRDMSKKERKIYENYQKENS
- a CDS encoding toxin-antitoxin system HicB family antitoxin, which encodes MNKKNVLTIRIPEDLKERIEKTAATQGVSLNQFALYAFTRGISDIDTANLLKKRIQGKTKESIEDGFKKVMGKVGKKDKLPNWDKL
- a CDS encoding putative toxin-antitoxin system toxin component, PIN family, yielding MRVTIDTNVIYQALRDNRGASHFILNLVENRRIELALSTPVFTEYSDVLLREKSLSDLALSKKDINLVLDFIAFVATPFSINYLLRPNLSDENDNLFVELAFASNSRYLITSNIKDFNLKNELKFDSFKVITPTDFAKFWRLNYE
- a CDS encoding type II toxin-antitoxin system HicB family antitoxin translates to MKISYPAIIKYSSKDKVFNVEFPDLPGCITFGDNENEAILNAQEALNGYLESIDSRKLNIPEPSKLKGKNIKFITPEKNISFAIWLKKSREKQGLSQKQIAQKLNIAYQTYQKFEDPHKSNPTLKTIIRLEEVFHENLISV
- a CDS encoding type II toxin-antitoxin system HicA family toxin — protein: MTGKELIRILKKDGWELDRISGSHHILKKKDKTLSVPVHSNRDIPTGTMNAILKQAGLK